The Nicotiana tabacum cultivar K326 chromosome 14, ASM71507v2, whole genome shotgun sequence genome contains a region encoding:
- the LOC107798081 gene encoding LOW QUALITY PROTEIN: LRR receptor-like serine/threonine-protein kinase RPK2 (The sequence of the model RefSeq protein was modified relative to this genomic sequence to represent the inferred CDS: deleted 1 base in 1 codon): MGRCCFVIKWYNFHKPLKYFFIFCAFLLAHVYADSSDSDKSALLELKTSLLDPSGVISSWSLNNTDDHCSWFGVSCDSNSRVVALNISGGNLGSLSCAKIAQFPLYGFGIRRLCADNSVKLVGKVPKAISRLTELKVLSLPFNELGGEIPLGIWDMENLEVLDLEGNLIKGSLPFKFKGLRKLRVLNLGFNEIVGGIPDSLSNCAALQILNLAGNRVNGSIPALIGGFGDLRGVYLSFNQLSGSIPGEIGRSCEKLENLEMAGNFLSEGIPKSLGNCRGLQSLVLYSNLLEDGIPAELGRLTELKVLDVSRNSLSGPIPSELGNCSKLSILVLSNLWDPLPNVSNSVIDASAKLAFTTDEYNFFEGTIPSQITGLPSLRMIWAPRSTLSGKIPGSWGACDSLEIVNLAQNFYTGEISEELGSCQKLHFLDLSSNRLTGQLVEKLPVPCMFVFDVSENYLSGSLPRFSNYSCAHVASSGRDPSSAYLAHFTSRSVLDTTLLFGDDAGRAVFHNFGGNNFTGNLPPSVLIAPEMLGKQTVYAFLAGGNRFTGPFPGNLFEKCHELKGMIVNVSNNALSGQIPEDLGAICGPLKLLDGSKNQIGGTIPPSIGSLVSLVALNLSWNLLQGQIPSSLGQIKDLSYLSLAGNNLVGSIPSSFGQLHSLQELELSSNSLSGEIPNNLVNLRNLTALLLNNNNLSGKIPSGLANVTTLAAFNVSFNNLSGPLPLNRDLMKCNSVQGNPFLQSCHVFSLSTPSTDQQGRIGDSQDSAASPPSTPTQKGGNGGGFNSIEIASITSAAAIVSVLLALIVLFFYTRKWNPRSRVAGSTRKEVTVFTEVAVPLTFENVVRATGSFNASNCIGSGGFGATYKAEIAPGFLVAVKRLAVGRFQGIQQFDAEIRTLGRLRHPNLVTLIGYHNSETEMFLIYNYLPGGNLEKFIQDRSTRAVDWRVLHKIALDIARALAYLHDQCVPRVLHRDVKPSNILLDEDYTAYLSDFGLARLLGTSETHATTGVAGTFGYVAPEYAMTCRVSDKADVYSYGVVLLELISDKKALDPSFSSYGNGFNIVAWACMLLRQGRAKEFFTAGLWDSGPHDDLVEVLHLAVVCTVDSLSTRPTMKQVVRRLKQLQPPSC; this comes from the exons ATGGGTCGTTGTTGTTTTGTCATCAAATGGTACAATTTTCACAAACCCTTGAAGTATTTTTTCATCTTTTGCGCTTTTCTCTTAGCTCATGTGTATGCAGACTCCTCAGATTCAGATAAATCAGCTCTCTTGGAGTTAAAGACTTCACTTTTAGACCCTTCTGGAGTGATTTCTAGCTGGAGCTTGAACAATACTGACGATCACTGTTCATGGTTTGGTGTTTCATGTGATTCCAATTCACGTGTTGTGGCTTTGAATATCAGTGGAGGTAATTTGGGTTCTTTGTCTTGTGCTAAAATTGCTCAATTTCCTTTGTATGGCTTTGGTATTAGAAGGCTTTGTGCTGATAATAGTGTTAAGCTTGTTGGTAAAGTACCTAAGGCAATATCAAGATTGACTGAACTGAAGGTTTTGTCTTTGCCTTTTAATGAATTGGGTGGTGAAATCCCCTTGGGAATTTGGGATATGGAGAATCTTGAAGTTTTGGATCTGGAAGGGAATTTAATT AAAGGCTCTTTGCCATTTAAGTTTAAGGGGTTGAGGAAATTGAGGGTTCTGAACTTGGGTTTTAATGAGATTGTGGGTGGCATTCCGGATTCCTTGTCAAATTGTGCTGCTCTGCAAATCCTGAATCTTGCTGGAAATAGAGTAAACGGTTCCATTCCAGCACTCATTGGTGGATTTGGAGATTTGAGAGGAGTGTACCTGTCGTTTAATCAGCTTAGCGGGTCTATTCCTGGTGAGATTGGACGGTCGTGTGAGAAGCTTGAGAATCTAGAGATGGCGGGTAATTTTTTAAGTGAGGGTATTCCTAAAAGTTTAGGGAACTGCAGAGGGTTACAGTCACTTGTCTTGTATTCAAATTTGTTGGAAGATGGTATTCCAGCTGAACTTGGTCGACTAACTGAGCTCAAGGTTCTTGACGTGTCCAGGAACAGCCTGAGTGGACCAATACCGTCTGAGCTAGGAAACTGCTCGAAATTATCCATTCTCGTGCTGTCAAATTTGTGGGATCCTCTTCCAAATGTGTCTAATTCAGTAATTGATGCTTCTGCAAAATTGGCATTCACTACTGATGAGTACAACTTCTTTGAAGGCACAATCCCATCACAGATAACCGGGCTTCCTAGTTTGAGGATGATTTGGGCTCCTAGGTCAACTCTTTCGGGAAAAATTCCTGGTAGTTGGGGTGCTTGTGACAGTTTAGAGATTGTGAATTTGGCTCAAAATTTTTATACTGGAGAGATCTCTGAGGAATTGGGTAGCTGCCAGAAGCTGCATTTTCTTGACTTGAGCTCAAATAGGTTGACTGGACAGCTTGTTGAGAAACTACCGGTTCCTTGTATGTTTGTGTTCGATGTGAGTGAGAATTATCTCTCTGGTTCACTTCCCAGGTTTTCCAATTACAGTTGTGCTCATGTTGCGTCCAGCGGTAGAGATCCATCATCTGCATATCTAGCGCACTTCACCAGTAGAAGTGTACTAGACACCACTTTGTTATTTGGAGATGATGCTGGCCGTGCAGTATTTCATAATTTCGGTGGTAACAACTTCACAGGAAATTTACCGCCTTCTGTGCTCATTGCACCTGAAATGTTAGGCAAGCAAACTGTTTATGCATTTCTAGCTGGTGGTAACAGGTTTACTGGACCTTTTCCTGGTAACTTGTTCGAGAAATGTCATGAATTGAAAGGTATGATTGTTAATGTAAGCAATAATGCATTGTCTGGCCAAATTCCAGAGGATCTTGGTGCAATTTGTGGGCCTCTTAAGCTGTTGGATGGCTCCAAAAACCAGATTGGTGGGACAATTCCTCCGAGTATAGGGAGTCTGGTTTCTTTGGTCGCTCTCAATTTAAGTTGGAACCTCTTGCAAGGCCAGATTCCAAGCAGTCTTGGTCAGATAAAGGATCTCAGTTACCTCTCTTTAGCTGGCAATAATTTGGTTGGCTCCATCCCCTCAAGTTTTGGGCAATTGCATTCTTTACAAGAGCTTGAACTTTCTTCGAATTCATTGTCTGGTGAAATACCAAACAATCTTGTGAATTTGAGGAATTTGACTGCGCTTCTTCTTAACAATAATAATTTATCAGGGAAAATACCTTCAGGCTTGGCCAATGTGACCACACTGGCAGCCTTTAATGTGTCTTTCAATAATCTGTCTGGGCCACTACCTCTTAATAGAGATTTGATGAAATGCAATAGTGTTCAGGGCAACCCCTTTCTGCAATCTTGCCATGTATTTTCTCTATCAACACCTTCTACAGATCAGCAGGGCAGAATAGGGGACTCACAAGATTCTGCTGCGTCTCCTCCGTCAACTCCAACCCAAAAAGGAGGAAATGGTGGTGGTTTCAACTCAATTGAGATAGCATCCATAACATCTGCTGCAGCTATTGTGTCAGTTCTTCTTGCTTTGATAGTCCTCTTCTTTTACACCAGAAAATGGAATCCAAGATCTAGAGTTGCAGGATCTACCAGGAAAGAGGTAACAGTTTTTACAGAAGTTGCGGTTCCTTTGACGTTTGAGAATGTCGTGCGGGCCACAGGGAGCTTCAATGCGAGCAATTGCATAGGCAGTGGAGGTTTCGGAGCAACATACAAAGCTGAGATTGCACCAGGGTTCCTAGTGGCAGTAAAGCGACTTGCTGTAGGACGTTTTCAAGGGATCCAACAGTTTGATGCAGAAATCAGAACATTGGGGAGGCTTCGACATCCAAACCTCGTAACTCTGATTGGATATCATAATAGTGAAACGGAAATGTTTCTAATCTATAACTATTTGCCAGGCGGtaatttggaaaagtttattcAGGACAGGTCAACGAGGGCTGTGGATTGGAGGGTACTTCACAAGATTGCTTTGGACATTGCCCGTGCACTTGCTTACCTGCATGATCAGTGTGTACCGCGTGTGCTTCATCGTGATGTAAAGCCAAGCAACATCCTATTGGATGAAGACTATACTGCATATTTATCTGATTTTGGTTTGGCTAGATTACTGGGAACTTCAGAGACCCATGCCACTACTGGTGTGGCTGGAACTTTCGGGTATGTTGCTCCTGAATATGCCATGACTTGTCGTGTCTCGGATAAGGCTGATGTCTACAGTTATGGGGTTGTGTTGCTTGAGTTAATATCAGACAAGAAAGCACTTGAtccctctttctcttcttatgGAAATGGATTCAATATTGTTGCTTGGGCGTGCATGCTTTTACGCCAGGGCCGTGCAAAGGAGTTCTTTACTGCTGGTCTATGGGATTCAGGTCCACATGATGATTTGGTTGAGGTACTACATTTGGCTGTGGTCTGCACAGTTGACTCTCTTTCAACTAGACCTACAATGAAACAAGTAGTAAGACGGTTGAAGCAACTTCAACCCCCATCTTGTTAG